Genomic DNA from Magnolia sinica isolate HGM2019 chromosome 4, MsV1, whole genome shotgun sequence:
TACCCTAACTTCCACATAAATTCACAATATTTCAATTTTAATAAGTGGGCCACGTTCCAGTGATGTAGATCACTGATCCCTTTAGTCCCACCGTTGATGAAGCATTCCCAAAAGTTACCCTCAATTGAACGGTCTAATATCCAGATGTATGACCACAACAGACAACTGAGAAGATAAATAAAACGACAATCGCGGTGGGAATGCTTCAATCTAGGATTATTTGAAGATATAGCCCATCTACGGTGGGTTTAAacaaaccaacggtctggattaccgaaccatgggCTTAACTTGTCAGAACTGACCACGCACGTACACTGCGCAAACTGTCGCGTGTATCTTATAATTCGTCGTCTTTCACTGCACACACGCAAGATCCGTGTTCCTAACTAACCCCGGTTAAACTCTTCTTTTCTCCCTCAAAAAAATTGATTATTATAGACAAGGGATCCTGATCTTTCTAGTATACATGCGTTTCCAATATGATAATTGGGCCCTACTTttagttaatccagaccattggtccatTCAAACCCACAACAGATCATTTTAAAAAGTGATCAAATACGAATACTATTATAAAGAACAATTTTCAATTGAATCTGGACATTTTCTGTATTTTCCATCtctaatttgttttaaaaaatggaaaaaataataaatttaaattttttcatcaataaatatCTTCATAAAAACataccaacggtctagattaccaaTAAAATGGCCTAAATTCTCATAAATGAAAACTCgtgtatacactcgatgatacaTGTCACGAATATTTCGTATAACTCCTTTTCGTTCAGGAGAGTTCTGTGATACTCTGGATGCGTATGGCGCTTGATGCGCAAGCACCCAAAAATGGTACATGTGCCACATATAAACAAAAATTAAACCGAATACATTGTGTAAACCTCTGCCTCTATGCTGCATATAAAAAATCAGTCGTTTTAAACATTCCTAACCTCTGATCCGTTGACACGCGtgtgttgaaataagaccattggatgttttcatttctaaccatccaaGAAAGGTCAAGAAATCTAACATTAATATTTTAAAGTAAGGGAAATGTTTGATTCAAGACAGATCTATACAATTAACgctaatttgatttaatttatgccacgtatgcaatttctaagtgcctgcgtatcatctattaccttcttccagagtatcaaaatttttatccTCCTCAAAACTCCTTTTATGTCCTCTCTCTCTAgggctgctctctctctctctctctctctctctctcaaatcaccTTCTCACCGTTCTCCCTCCCTCCGTCAAatatctaggttttttttttcctcccccAAAGCTTCCTACTTCTAGGGTTTTATCTCTTCTTTTCTCCTCAAGATTTCATTCCTTCTTGTAATTTCTTTagagattagggatttgaatccaTGTACAGATGAAAAAGAAATCTTCACCTTGATTCGTTCCATTCGTTGCGTGATTAATCGATCGATCTTCCCAAAAATTACCATGCGTTCTGCATCGGCTCCGATTCAGATTTCTTAGCAAGAATTATCGAATATGGTTGGCGAGGATGATGATGCCGGGTCCCGTGGGCCATGCCCGCTGCCCACCGGCGGCGCGGGCCGTAAGACGTTCTGCCGCTCCGTTTCTTGGTCGTTGCCGCGATCCGCGCCGCAGAGCAACGCCCACTTTGATCATGCAAGGGATTGCACAGATGCCACGGAGAAGAACTGCGGGCAGGGGCAGTTTCGACGGTTCCAAGTCCCTCTCACCCCTCGGTCGCAGCAGAACCTGAAGGCACGGTCTTGCCTCCCACCGCTGCAGCCGCTGTCGATTGCAAGGCGGAGCTTGGACGAGTGGCCGAAACCAGGGTCGGATGATGTCGGGGAGTGGCCGCAGCCACCCACACCGAGCGGCAGGGCCGACTCGAGCCGGCCTGGGGAAGGGCTGAAGCTAGATCTGTCCTCGTTTCAGAGGAACCCAGATGTGGCCGCAGGGCAGGCTCTGGTCAAGAGGGATAGGATCGCTTTCTTTGATAAGGAGTGCTCGAAGGTGGCGGACCATATTTACCTTGGTGGGGATGTTGTGGCCCGTAACCGTGACATTCTGAAGGAGCACGGAATTACCCATGTTCTCAATTGTGTAGGATTCGTCTGCCCCGAGTACTTCAAGGCGGATCTCGTGTATAAGACCCTGTGGCTACAAGACAGTCCGTCAGAAGACATCACAAGCATTCTGTATGATGTTTTTGATTACTTTGAGGATGTTCGGGAGCAGGGCGGGCGGGTACTGGTCCACTGCTGCCAGGGTGTATCCCGCTCAACATCGCTGGTGATTGCATATCTCATGTGGAGGGAAGGGCAGAGCTTCGATGATGCATTCCAGTATGTGAAGGCTGCACGTGGGATCGCAAACCCCAACATGGGTTTCGCTTGTCAGCTGTTACAGTGTCAGAAGAGAGTCCACGCTATCCCTCTGAGCCCCAGTTCGGTGCTTCGGATGTATCGGATGGCGCCCCATTCGCCGTATGACCCGCTTCATCTTGTCCCAAAAATGCTGAATGATCCTTCCCCATTGGCGTTGGACTCCCGTGGGGCATTCATCTTGCATGTGCCCTCAGGAATATATGTGTGGATTGGTAAGAGCTGTGAGCATGCAATGGAGCGGGATGCGAAGGCAGCTGCATTGCAGGTTGTTCGATATGAAAAAGTGCAGGGGCCGATTGTAACAATTGCAGAAGGGGAGGAGCCATCGGACTTTTGGGATGCATTTTCGAGTGGTCCACTTCCTGTAGATAAGGAGCAGGTCGAATCAGCAGTCAAGACCGGCACAGGTAAGAAGAAAGTAGATCAGTACAATGTAGATTTCGAGCTTTTCCACAAAGCGATCACAGGGGGCTTTGTGCCACCGTTCTCACAATCGGGAGCAGGCCAAGAGACTCACCTCCCTGCAAGAGAGAGCAATTGGAGTATATTGAGGCGGAAGTTTGTGTCAGGAAGTGTAAAGGAGTGGGTCACTACTTCCAGGGTTGCTCTATCTAGGGTGTATTCTGATTCAATGCTGATGGTAGAAGCCAATACTGGAGTAAGAAAAAGTCAGCCAGTAGTGGACTCCTCGTCATCACCTCATCTTTCTCCGTGTTCTCTATCATCCGATTCCAGCACCAGTTCAAAATCTAGTTCAGACTCCCCCACGACGTCGCCTTCAACGTCTTCCAGTTCACTTACTCCATCACCTGCATCCTCAAACTTGTCCAACTCGTTACCACCATCATCCAAATACTCTCACCCTGTATCGAACAACCAGGATCCTCCTGCTGCCTTCAAGCAATCTTCGAAGTCATTCTCAAAATCAGTTTCACTTCCAGCTAAAGGAGTTGGTCTTTCACTTGCTGAACGAAGAGGGAGCTTATCTCGGTCATTGAAGTTGCCAAAGACAAATATATCCCTTGTATCTCTTGTAAGTCCGCAAGAGGGATTTATGAGGGAGAGCGACAACTACACTTCTGATAACAATGTTTTTGATGTACCAAGTAATGGAGAACACTGCTTAGACTCTGAGAAGCCCAATCCAGTGGAAGATATAAGTCGAAAGATTCTGTTGGGGGGGTCTCTGGGTGAATCGGTCGTTGATAGTTTGTGCCCCGAGGAAGGTGATTTGGTGGAGGCATGTGGAGTTGTGAGTGAATGTCCCTTGAATGAAGGTCTAGGGTCATCTGTTTTGACTCGGTTGATTGAAAATGGGGCAGAATATTTGAACCGCGTTTGCCCTGTGGTATACAGCTGGCCTGTTTTAGAAAAGATTGTAGAATTTGGTACGATTGATCTTGACTCCAAGGCAGTGTTTCTTTTCTTATCTCCAGATGCAGGTCTAGACAAGCATAAGGTTGGGATGCTGTATTTGTGGGTAGGAAGTTGCTTTGAACATGATAGTAGTAGTCAAATGGATAGCCACAGAGAGATAGGTGAAGCAAAAGAGATTGACTGGAATCGAGTTGGTTCTGACGTTCTTACTTTTATGGGTCTGCCAAAGGACATCCCCATTAAGGTATGGAATACAACTCTGGATATCTGTTAATAAGTTGCAATGTATGAGTTGGTCAGGTTTACTATTTCATGTGCCCTGTCCCTGCCCACACATGTGCCACATCCGAGCTGCGCATTAGATGGGCGGTCCAATGAACAGGTGGACCACGCTCGTTCCTTGAACGTGGACCACTGGATAGTTTTtctctccatccattttttcatatgcATGTAACCCACCTGATGACTGCACCAACTGATTCTTGGCCCAGGGTATCCACACACTGATCCCATCTCTGATGCATGGCTGGCTGTGGCACATGAATGCCACATTTTCCGGTGTGGACGTGCAGGGACTGGCATGTAGTGGTAGCAAAACCTCTGAATTGGTTTGTTATAGGAAAGTGCAAAGTTTGTCTTCTGGTTGGGTTTGAAATTTCATTCAGGCTGCAAAACTTCTACCAGATAGTTTAGTGAATGTATTATTTGAGCTTAGAAGTGGCATTTTGAGAAGTGATGATTTCTTGCTTGCTGGTTACATTTTGTAATGTTGTTTGTTTTCTATATTTCTTATTGCTATTCTACAATGTTTTGGtgcctttttaaaaataaaataaaataaaatgaataatgTACTTGGTTAAAGTGAGGAAAGAAAAGATTACATAAAGGGCAGAAATTGTGCTACAAAATGACAAGGTCTTTGCGCTCCCATACCTTTTCCCTATTGATCTGCCTCTTGATTACCTTCTCTTGGGACAGGAGAAAACTAAATCGAGAGATGCAGTGATTCTCTAATCTCGTCAATTATGCTAGATAGTCGCGGTTCATTTTCACTGCTTTTAGCTCAGCCACCAACATGTGCATGTCACCTTGAACTCATCTGGCGCTGGGGTGAAAACATTACATAAGACGCATCCGTAGGCAATAGTCTTGCCTCAAAATGGGGCGGAGACACTCTGTGTtgtcaattatttatttatttatttacataagAGGCATAATTGTGCTGCTAAAAGAGAAAGGATTTTGCGCTCCGTAGTTTTACCTCTTTATTTTCTAGATAGTCATGGTTCATTTTCACTGTTTTTAGCTCAGCCACCAACATGTGCATGTCGCCTTGAACTCATTTGGCGCTGGGGTGAAAACATTACATAAGAGGCTTCCGTAGGGAATAATCTTGCCTCAAAATGGGGCGGAGGGCCTGTgttgtcatttttttaaatttttttttatttttaaataatttacatAAGAGGCAGAATTGTGCTGCTAAAAGAGAGAGGATTTTGCGCTCCCTAGTTTTACCTCTTTATTTTCCTTATGATTCCCTTGTCGTGAGAGGGAACGGCTagtgtcgtgggtttgctccccgcAGATGTGGTTTTGATTCCCCTTCCCATGCTTTACCCAATGCATGTGGTTTGCGGATGATTGTGTGCATCTGCAGGGAATAGTCTTGCCTTCAAAAGGGGGAGGGACACCCTGTtgtcataaaaaaaatttaaatcaagAGATGTGATGATTCTGCAATACTGTCAATGATGCTAGCTAGTTGCCATGGTTCTGTTTCTCTGTTTTAAGCCCATACCACTGCATGTGCATGTCACcttcaacccaatccaacattcaatTGGCTCTACAAAATGAAAGCCAGTAGTAAGGGCTCTAGCTTCCGTTTCAACGGAATCATTATTACCAGTAGGGATCAAGTTTGCTATCTTTACTGACCATGGTTGTCTCAAGCAGTGCTATGTACTCTTGCTAAACCAAGCTGCTGGCAAAATTAAGCTTTAACATGCAATGGAGAAAGAAATCTGGAAATTTGGAGTCCAGATCTCTGTCATCATTGGAACAGTTAAGATATGCACCTGGGTCCGCAGGTTCAATCTTCCAGCACCTGGAGCAGTTTGTATATTCACTTTGAGCACTTCAGTGTCTTCTATAGAACCATATGCAGGATGTAGACTAGCATTGTACCCATGGAATAGGAAAAACTAGGAATATGTGTTTACAATCCAAACCATAGGGTAGGTGTTTACAATTGTCAGAGGCCAGAGGGGGAAGGAtccttgaaaaagaaaagaaaatcaatcaACCCCTACACCTAATTTCTAATCCTATTAAATCAGAgaaatgtccttttttttttttttttgagagagagttaaaaaaatatattaaaaaaaggagagaaacaaATGCCAACTGCACAGCAGAGTGACTAACCGGAGGTTAGAGCACCCTGAAACAAACAACTAAAAGGAAATAAAACAACAAAATTCGGTCTAACAGGATGGCCAGAAAGGCTTTATGTAGCAAAAGAAAACACAGCTGCAACaagagaattttgtttcttattgGCAACAAAAAATTTTACTAGATAAAATCTCCAAACAGGAAAGGAGGTGCAAAACAATCATGTCAATGGATAAGAGTCGCTTATAAAGAATACCATGGACCCCTTTGCCAATACATCAACATTTTACTATTGGATTCACGATTAATCAGATACAGAATATCCACGGAGCAAGATATCATTTTTAGTTCATTCATAAGGAAGGCCAGCTTCTATGGACATGGACATTTTCCTGAAGCCCAATCAACCGCTTTACTAGAACCCCCCTTCACAATCAGAAACCCGCCAAGTCAGCTTGCGAGAAGCTCCATGCCAACTTTGATTGCCAAACTTAGAAACTTCGTATATTCCTTTCTTCTAAGAGCATAGAAGCTGCTCTAGATGATATTTATAACTGAAAGACGCCAACTTTGATTGCCAAACTTAGAAACTTCGTATATTCCTTTCTTCTAAGAGCATAGAAGCTGCTCTAGATGATATTTATAACTGAAAGACGGCAAACTCTCCTTAAACTACTTCCATTAAAAGACAACGGCATGGAAAAGCTCCGTAAAAAAACAGACTTCCCAACTATCACAAGATCACAAATGCCTCATAGTTTttagtgtttttatttttatttttttatttttttaatttcttttgaattgATAAACCTCCCGAAGACAAGAACCTCTTCAAGCAACTTCCAAAAAAATAATCCATGTAAGCTGTAAGGTGGCCCTTCTGATGTTGGTGCCAATATGGTAAGGCTGTATGTCGGCCAATGCTCATGCATCGTTCTTTGGGTTATCAATGGGCGGTGTCCAGCCCCAGCTTGGTCCAATTAAATTTCGGACCTGAAATTTAGGCCTGTTCTGGCCTGTTGGCATGAAAGTCAGGcccttatctttcaaaaaaaaaaaaaaagttaagatTTCTGCTAAAGTTTACTAAAGACTGCTACTAAGCTTGTATGTCTAAATCGATCTCTTTGCGATGAGGAAGCTGAGGAGTGTGTGACCCTTTTAGATCATATTCATCTCTTTGCCCTGTATCCCTCTGATCTGCATAAGATGATGTGGAGGGATAGAAAATCGGGATTATTCTTGGTTAAATCTTTCTACTCTCTTGCGAGGTGGTGTCCGTCAAGGGGTGACGGGATTCACCAAGTTCGGTTGGCGCTAGAATGTTTTTCCAAAGATAGTTGCCTTCGGTTGGTTGGTAGGAAGGAAGAAAGTCCTTACTATCGATAGCCTTTGGAAAAGATCGATGGCGATACCCAATATTTGCATTTTGTGCATGCACAATGAGGAGACAGTGGACCATCTTTTTGTTCACTTCCCTTTTGTGGGGAAGATTTGGGCGGATATTATGGGATGTTTTCAAATGGCATGATCCATTCTGGAAATGGTGGATCTTCTTTTGATTGCTTGGCATGGGATGGGTCTCAAGGAAGAAAAGTGAGCGCTTTGGAGAATGACTTTACTcgcaatttggtgggccatttgggaagaaagaaatgctaGGTTTTTCAACAATGCTAGGAAGCCAGTCGAAGGAGGTTCTCAAAGGGCTAGAGCGTTGGTCATTGAATGGGCTTCCTGTGCTCCTAATTTAAAGTGTTGTAATGTCTTTTCTTGGGTACTAGACTAGTTGGGTCGCTCTCTCAGCCTCCCTTTTGTTGCTTTAGCTTTTGGCTTTTGATGTTGCagatttttctcctttttaataaaattttgtgatctttcaaaaagaagaagaagaagcttgcaTGTCTAAATATGTGAGCTCCAAGACCTCTTCTTTTTTCAGGATGAGTGTATTGTTAGTTGTTTACTGCCTTATTTACTCAAACTTCTTTCATGGAATTCATCAAACACCTATAATATATCTGTTGTTGTACCAGAAGGCTTTATAAAAGCCATCATGAGACTAGGTGTTTTGTGCCCTTCCATATCATAGACTAAACTTTTAACCTCCTCTTCCATGGACTCCTGCTTAAACCATTCTGAATTATCTGCAAGGATGACATTAAACTGAAAACATCAAGGAGTGGCCTAGGAAAATCTCTTTTGGATAGAGCTTATGGAAATAATTAATTACTTCATGTCCAGGGTCCTGTTTATCTGCACCTGTATTTCCATATACTGTTATTTCAACCATGGGATTCTTCAATGCTCATGCATCATTCTTACAGTTGTCAATGGGCGGTGTCCAGCGCCAGCTTGGTCCATTTAAATTTTAGGCCTGAAATTTAGGCCTGTTCTGGCCTGTGGGCATGAAAGTCAGGCCCTTACCTTCTTGTAATTTGTTAGCTAGGAGTTCTGCCGGAGTTTAACAAAGACTGCTACTAAGCTTGCATGTCTAAATCTGCAAGCTCCaacacctcttttttttttctttttccagatGAGTGTATTGGTAGTTGTTCACTCCCTTATTTACTCAACTTCCTTCATGAAATTCATCGAACACCTACGTTATATCTGTTGTCCCAGAAGGCTTTATAAAGGCATCACGAAACCATTGGGACTCAATGCTTTGTGCCCATTCATATCATAGACTTGCTCTTTAACCTCCTCTTCCACGGACGTCCGCTCAACCCATTCTGAATCACCTACAAGGATGACATTAAAAACCAAAAACATCAAGGTGCAGCCGAGTAAAATATTCTTTTGGATAGAGCTTATGGAAATAATTGCTGACTTCCTGTCCGGGGTCCTCCTGTTTATCTGCAATTGTATTTCCATCCACTGTTAATTCGAAATTGggattcttccttcttccatgaGCCAACTAAGTAGAAGAATTTGGTATTCCCTTCATTGAGCCATGAGGTCTGAGGTTCCTGATAGCAAGAAATTTTTCCATCTTAATATATCTCTAAACTTTCTTTTTGGCTCCCTTATTTTCCCTTCATGCTGATTCAAATGAGCCCTGTATCTTCCGTCATCACTGATGATTGTCAACTGTCATTTCCCAAGGGTGTCAGCTTTCCTGCCCTCCAACTTCTTGAAAGCTGTTCCATtccttgatttatttttttaagaatctTCTTTTGAGAACGATACTGAACCCAACCTTCAGCTGCACTTCCGTTCCACCATATCCCTCAACGAACTTGGCAGAACCCGCTGCTAAATTCTAACCACACCTTTTTGAATCCGAAAGAATCTGAAAGCTGTAGGACCAACAGACATACCTATGAATGAAAGAGTATCTAATGATTAAAATTGGGGCTAGCTAGGGTGGTGGAAGAAACCCTGATGAGGTACTCTTCCCATGAAAGAGAGTAGGAATCAATCAAGCTTCAATTTCACCTCTTCTTATTCGCTGGACAACTTGAATATACCTCCTTGAATTGGGATGTCTATAAGCTTGTTAGAATTAGTGAAGTCTGAATCATTATAATGTTTGAAGAGATTCCACATCCCCTCCCAGTTTCTCACAAGGGAACCAAATATCATTGAAATCTCTCCCTACACAATAGAGAAGATTCCAACTCCTTGCAAAGGCATTCAGTTGTTCCTACATCTCCTCTCTTCTCTGCCCTTCTGATCTCTTTCAGTTCTAATGCATCTAACTTCTTATCTGtggaatctttaaaaaaaaaaaaaaaaaccccttctTTTCTTTGGGACTGATGAGACATGCATTAAAATTCTTTTTTTGCATGGCGTGACAATATTTTATTGAACAGAGGCTATATACAAGATCAGCCAAGGCCTAAAGCTAGCTACTCTCTCAGCATATTGACTCGACACTGATCTGCAAACCACAACAGAAAGATACCCAGATAAAAACCAGATGCTAAGCAGGATCCAACAGGGCCCCAGATGGATTTGACTGTGTCAAGTGAAGTTCTGTCCTCGTGAACGTAAAGGACTAGACAGTTCACATGATTGTGTCTTGCTTTGGATGCATAGAAACAATCCCATGTGCACATCCGCTGCCCCCATGAGGTTCTGTTGACAATTGGAATTCCAGAATCAGGATAATTCATATTTGGAGTATTTATTCCCAACTCCTGGTTAGTTATTAGAGTTGGATTCTCCCTTTACTATTGCTCTATATCGGTACTTGATCGGGTTGCTCTCAAATTTTAGGATGTGTTTTACTGTCGGTTTCCATATCTTGTTGTAAGGAACAAACTTTTGAATTGAAAGAGGAGGTCCATTGACATAACTTATGATGGTTGGTTATCAATCTCTTGTGGCGCAATTGGCGTTGGTGTTAGTGATATGCCAGTTATAATTTGGAATGCTACATTCTTTCTGATGCAAATTGTGGAACCAATAATGAAGTATCTGCACTAGGCAAAAGTTTGTCAAGTTTCTTTTATCTTCTCTCAAAGCAATTGTCTTTGCTTCCGTTAGTTCCTCTTCCAGGATGAGCGCTTCCCCCAAAGAGATGCATACGTTCTTGATTCCGTATTCACGAATTTGGAAGTCTCTTCCCGAAAAAGAGAATGTTCCATTGTCCTTAAAGAGCATTATAAATTACACTGCTCCTAGTTTCATTGGGACACTGAGGGAATGTATTGACTGTCCATTAGGTCggcacacatttcatgggctaccatgcaaaatgCAGTAGGGATGTAaatgggttgagttgactcaatgggTCACTAGACCTGTTATCCCAGTTAAATGTTCCATTTCTCTTAGAACATTGcaacttatagtgctcctagttgcatgagTCTGCACTGTCCGTTAGGTCCAGCACATATTTCATGGGCTGTCGTGCAAAATTGCACCAATCAGTAGGGATGTAAATGGTTCAGGTTGACTTGACGGGTTGATGGACCTTCCCAGTAATAAACAGGCCTAGATCTCAAATTGGATCCACTGGTTAGGGGTTGGTACAAAACACCTTGTTGATAAATGGGTGAGGTTTAGAACTTCTCAAAAGTCGACAACCCTATTACCTCTACTTCCAAGGTGATGTGTCTTCTTGGTTATATGCTCGGGAGATTAAAAGTCTTTCCCAAATCATATGAATCTGATCTCCATGACTATTAGTTCCCAGCCATTGTAGCTGGAGATTCTTGAAATGCTATCGGCTGGCCCTCTCTGGCATCAGTCCTTGGAAGATTGCAGATAGGATTGATGAGGTTCAAAACGTTTGTAGTGCTCATCAGGCCATCATCAGACACATTGAGGGCGTTAACGCTGATCAGCTTGCCAAAGAGGGTGCTGTTAAGATTTAAGTCTTTTGTGAGGATAATAGATCTGGCTGATGGGTCTTCCCTTGTTTAGCTGTTTTCTTTCAGTTTTCTTTTTGTCCATTTTTTGCCGTCTTCTTCCTCGGCCTGTTTTATCTTTACctgtttcttttctttaataATATTTGCTTGCCTTCAGAAGAAAAAAAGACTACAGTTTACCATTTTGTTAATCTTGCTGGAATATATTGTATCAATCTTGTTTTCATCACTTATGCAAGTGAATACTATTTTCATCATCACTGCCATTGCCACTGCTGCATCCCAGCTTTTTTGTGGTGGGTTTTACGAATCCTGTTTCACAAAAAATTCTCATCATTAATCATTGTTGTCATTGGTTTTGGGTTCAGCTTTGAATCTGGTTTCATCAAGAATTCCTATTAGGTCCTCCTCCAATCCTCCTTTCTGGCTCTTCAGCTCTCTATAATTTTGCACATCTTACTGGGCCCGTCTTCACGAGCACATGGCTGAACCATCTCAAGCAGCTCTCCATTTTATATCTCAGAGTGGGGCTACACC
This window encodes:
- the LOC131243581 gene encoding protein-tyrosine-phosphatase MKP1, whose translation is MVGEDDDAGSRGPCPLPTGGAGRKTFCRSVSWSLPRSAPQSNAHFDHARDCTDATEKNCGQGQFRRFQVPLTPRSQQNLKARSCLPPLQPLSIARRSLDEWPKPGSDDVGEWPQPPTPSGRADSSRPGEGLKLDLSSFQRNPDVAAGQALVKRDRIAFFDKECSKVADHIYLGGDVVARNRDILKEHGITHVLNCVGFVCPEYFKADLVYKTLWLQDSPSEDITSILYDVFDYFEDVREQGGRVLVHCCQGVSRSTSLVIAYLMWREGQSFDDAFQYVKAARGIANPNMGFACQLLQCQKRVHAIPLSPSSVLRMYRMAPHSPYDPLHLVPKMLNDPSPLALDSRGAFILHVPSGIYVWIGKSCEHAMERDAKAAALQVVRYEKVQGPIVTIAEGEEPSDFWDAFSSGPLPVDKEQVESAVKTGTGKKKVDQYNVDFELFHKAITGGFVPPFSQSGAGQETHLPARESNWSILRRKFVSGSVKEWVTTSRVALSRVYSDSMLMVEANTGVRKSQPVVDSSSSPHLSPCSLSSDSSTSSKSSSDSPTTSPSTSSSSLTPSPASSNLSNSLPPSSKYSHPVSNNQDPPAAFKQSSKSFSKSVSLPAKGVGLSLAERRGSLSRSLKLPKTNISLVSLVSPQEGFMRESDNYTSDNNVFDVPSNGEHCLDSEKPNPVEDISRKILLGGSLGESVVDSLCPEEGDLVEACGVVSECPLNEGLGSSVLTRLIENGAEYLNRVCPVVYSWPVLEKIVEFGTIDLDSKAVFLFLSPDAGLDKHKVGMLYLWVGSCFEHDSSSQMDSHREIGEAKEIDWNRVGSDVLTFMGLPKDIPIKVVKEKEEPDEFLELLKFF